In Onthophagus taurus isolate NC chromosome 6, IU_Otau_3.0, whole genome shotgun sequence, a genomic segment contains:
- the LOC139430127 gene encoding uncharacterized protein, giving the protein MESLNVTEKIKVDNSIVSYEYHSHQPFGSTSFGNNDEIRIGIPEIDNYTLPHESFLYVEGSVRKLDASGKATKDASATAKLINNPVAFMFSDIRYLINGVQIDGVRNVGLTSCMKGYFSYTPHDIIKLANAGWNMGEDLLGQVVPTSPVTDAIMDKNGNFGLSVPLKTLIGFAEDFKTIVMNVRQELVLIRNNDDNDVLVNTVEEPLQLKIDKVVWRMPHLAVGLREQLALTKIAGRNIDLQIPFRSWEVHEYPSLPQTTKHSWAVKTAPQLETPRFIIIGFQTKKKGKQLANMATFDNVKLTNLTVFLNGERYPYDNLNVDFDSNRVAVLYDMYTRFQKSYYGKEGEPLLTPKQFIENYPLIGIDCTYQAEALHKSGVEIRIEFTTKNPIPDGTTAYCLVLHDKAFQYSPLTKIVKQMT; this is encoded by the coding sequence ATGGAGTCCTTAAACGTCACggagaaaataaaagtagataaCTCGATTGTAAGTTACGAATATCATTCCCATCAACCGTTTGGTTCTACTAGCTTCGGTAACAATGATGAAATTCGTATAGGCATACCCGAAATAGACAATTACACATTGCCTcatgaaagttttttgtatgTGGAAGGGAGCGTACGTAAACTGGATGCGAGTGGTAAAGCAACAAAAGATGCTAGTGCAACtgcaaaattgataaataatcctGTAGCGTTTATGTTCAGTGATATTCGCTATCTTATAAATGGTGTTCAAATAGATGGAGTGAGAAACGTGGGGTTAACATCATGTATGAAAGGATACTTTTCGTATACCCCTCACGATATAATAAAGTTGGCGAACGCAGGTTGGAACATGGGCGAGGATCTGCTAGGTCAAGTGGTCCCAACATCCCCTGTAACGGATGCAATAAtggataaaaatggaaattttggaTTGAGTGTACCGCTAAAGACATTAATAGGGTTTGctgaagattttaaaacaattgtgATGAATGTGAGACAAGAGCTAGTGTTAATTCgtaataatgatgataatgatgTGCTTGTGAATACGGTAGAAGAACCGTTAcagttaaaaatcgataaagttgTGTGGAGAATGCCCCATCTAGCCGTAGGCTTACGAGAACAATTAGCTCTAACAAAAATAGCAGGACGAAATATTGATCTGCAAATACCTTTTCGCAGTTGGGAAGTACATGAATATCCTTCTTTACCTCAAACAACAAAGCATTCATGGGCTGTGAAAACAGCTCCGCAGTTGGAAACACctagatttataataattgggtttcaaacaaagaagaaaggaaaacAGTTGGCGAACATGGCAACCTTTGATAATGTAAAACTCACCAATTTGACGGTATTCCTAAACGGTGAACGCTACCCATACGATAATCTGAACGTGGACTTTGATAGTAATCGTGTCGCAGTGTTATATGACATGTATACACGCTTTCAAAAGTCCTACTATGGGAAGGAAGGAGAACCATTACTCACTccgaaacaatttattgaaaattatccactgATTGGAATTGATTGTACATATCAAGCAGAAGCGCTACACAAAAGTGGGGTAGAAATACGGATAGAATTTACGACAAAAAATCCGATTCCTGATGGTACCACAGCATACTGTTTAGTTTTACATGATAAGGCGTTTCAATATTCTCCACtaacaaaaatcgtcaaacAAATGACTTGA
- the LOC139430128 gene encoding uncharacterized protein, whose translation MLTCDVCYKEFTRPDNLVRHQRTACIGKRRKVEEDQQGDVIVCEICDEHVTRQCYSSHLRSNKHKQKAFVIIDDGVEKIDSIFGDKICSFRVSDHERKYVDMKEFSNRIREKVISLIQSVRNVNGSLKVNTEIFGLYFINTKEEVEIKSFNTKNKIITVAVDLYQTYEDLMDEIMVKMSEFQERDSGWTLLEILYLEVNCNKFNPTRASSYIDLPTSIKGKRAVINVQNNDNKCFAWALISALYQPTGLPQRISSYPDYRETELKFDCVTFPVPIRDIPKFEEENNISINVYGINSWYNGEKMVDDIVTVCICKQKRERHVNLLVVSDNFGNNHYCWIKNLSRLINTQSSTHEHQRYICEGCLQYFSTEDKLVRHQMDDCKKVKATVPSEQIKVNKFGHLEKENVLQFEGFEKKMKVPFVVYADFEAILKPLTPEEGKVYDDNKPYTARCFEHEPYAFAYYIKCAYDDNLSKFRIYRGRNAALEFIIRLEKDVIEIYKQHLRQTKDMIPLSCLDQFVHELSSVCHICDKPINKEEKVCDHDHLTGLYRGPAHSVCNINYKLPMFIPVFFHNLSNYDAHMFVKSIALNKEEVEVIAQNKEKYISFSKKIVVGETTDNKGKKRKVFMKIRFVDSFRFMASSLEKLVSYLDDKDCVEVKKKFKDSEEFRLMRQKGVFPYSFVDSFEKLEYSKLPDHTQFYDILSSSNISKEQYSRAQTVWNKFKCTTLGEYSDLYLTSDVLMLTDVFENFRTISLENYNLDPCHYYTAPGFGWDALLKMTGVKLELLSDIDMLHFFKKGIRGGLCMCVKRSAIANNKFLDDFNPEKPSSYILYLDATNLYGYAMSCKLPTGGFRWLSNQEIADIDVECLDDEHLGYVFEVDLEYPERLHNQHDDLPFCPENIIAPGSKHPKLIANLQNKSKYIIHYVNLRECVKKGLKLTKIHRALQFQQSPWMKPYIDFNSEKRMNATNEFGKNHYKQMNNIVYGKTMENVENRVDIRLVSHWENRYRRPGAEALIAKPTFKSSKIFCHNLAAIEMQKVEVKYNKPLYVGFSVLELSKAVIYNFFYNFLKEKYGENVLLLYTDTDSLILEIFTENVYQDIKENIEMFDTSNYKLNNRHNIPPGPPIVGKMKDEYPNTILTSFYGTGAKAYCINTLEGVVKRAKGVKKYVIDKNLSVSEYKRIIEDGGSVRKKMYVFRSSYHTMYTELKNKVALSAHDDKRYVMEDGCHTLAWGNYLIEDLRREDLLDNLLELLNVNMYG comes from the exons ATGTTGACCTGCGACGTGTGTTACAAAGAGTTTACTAGACCAGATAATCTTGTGAGACATCAACGCACAGCATGTATTGGGAAACGTCGAAAGGTGGAAGAGGATCAACAAGGAGATGTTATAGTGTGTGAAATATGTGATGAACACGTAACCAGACAATGTTATTCCTCACATCTGCGCAGCAACAAACATAAACAGAAAGCCTTCGTAATAATAGATGATGgtgtagaaaaaatagattcgatatttggagataaaatatgtAGTTTTAGAGTGAGCGATCATGAACGGAAGTACGTAGACATGAAGGAATTCAGTAACCGAATTAGAGAAAAAGTTATCAGTTTGATACAGTCCGTGAGGAATGTAAATGGTAGTTTAAAAGTGAATACGGAAATTTTTGGattgtatttcataaatacgaaggaagaagtggaaatcaaatcattcaacacaaaaaataaaattataacagtaGCCGTAGACTTGTACCAAACATACGAGGACCTTATGGACGAGATTATGGTGAAAATGTCGGAATTCCAAGAACGGGACTCAG GTTGGACCTTGTTGGAAATATTATATCTTGAGGTGAACTGTAACAAGTTTAATCCTACAAGAGCATCGAGCTACATCGACTTACCGACATCCATAAAAGGGAAGAGAGCGGTAATAAACGTGcaaaataacgataataagTGCTTTGCTTGGGCACTGATATCCGCGCTGTACCAACCCACAGGTTTACCGCAAAGAATATCATCATACCCAGATTATAGGgaaacagaattaaagtttGACTGCGTAACATTCCCAGTACCCATCAGAGACATACCAAAATTtgaggaagaaaataacatttcaattAACGTCTATGGTATAAATTCTTGGTATAATGGAGAGAAAATGGTAGATGATATTGTaactgtatgtatatgtaaacaGAAACGGGAGCGTCATGTAAACTTATTAGTAGTCAGCGACAATTTCGGGAATAACCactattgttggataaaaaacttatctcgACTGATAAATACACAATCATCGACTCATGAACATCAAAGATATATTTGTGAGGGTTGTTTGCAATACTTTTCAACTGAAGACAAGTTGGTACGACATCAGATGGATGActgtaaaaaagtgaaagCAACAGTACCAAGCgaacaaataaaagtgaatAAGTTCGGACATctagaaaaggaaaatgttttacaatttgaaggatttgaaaaaaaaatgaaagttccGTTTGTGGTGTACGCCGATTTCGAGGCGATTCTGAAACCCTTAACGCCCGAAGAAGGAAAAGTTTACGATGATAATAAACCATATACGGCCCGATGTTTTGAACACGAACCATACGCGTTTGCGTACTACATTAAGTGTGCTTACGATGATAACTTATCGAAATTCCGAATATACCGAGGGCGAAACGCTGCTCtggaatttattataagattggagaaggatgtaatagagatctataaacaacatttgaggCAAACAAAGGATATGATACCGCTAAGCTGTCTGGACCAATTTGTACATGAACTGAGTTCCGTATGTCACATTTGTGATAAACcaataaacaaagaagagaAAGTGTGTGATCACGATCACTTGACAGGATTGTATAGGGGTCCTGCGCATTCCGTctgcaatataaattataaattaccgaTGTTTATCCCTGTGTTTTTCCACAACCTGTCGAATTACGATGCCCACATGTTTGTGAAAAGTATTGCCCTAAACAAGGAGGAagtagaggtgatagcacaaaacaaagaaaaatatatttctttttccaaaaaaatagttgtCGGAGAAACAACCGATAACAAGGGAAAGAAACGCAaagtgtttatgaaaataagattCGTCGACTCGTTTAGATTTATGGCGAGTTCTTTGGAAAAGTTGGTTTCATATTTGGATGATAAGGATTGTGtggaagtgaaaaaaaaattcaaagactCTGAAGAATTTAGATTGATGCGCCAGAAAGGTGTATTTCCATATTCGTTCGTAGATTCGTTTGAAAAGTTGGAGTATAGTAAATTGCCTGATCATACACAGTTTTACGACATATTGAGTTCAAGTAATATTTCAAAGGAACAATACTCTAGAGCACAGACTgtatggaataaatttaagtgtACAACGTTGGGAGAATACAGTGACCTGTATTTGACGTCAGATGTGTTAATGTTGACTGAcgtctttgaaaatttcaggaCAATATCTTTGGAGAATTACAATCTGGATCCTTGCCATTATTATACTGCGCCCGGGTTTGGGTGGGATGCTCTGTTAAAAATGAcaggtgtaaaattagaattgttaTCAGACATTGACAtgttacacttttttaagaaagGAATTAGAGGCGGTCTCTGTATGTGTGTAAAACGATCTGCAATAGCAAACAACAAGTTCCTTGACGATTTTAACCCGGAAAAACCATCATCATATATTCTATACTTGGACGCTACCAATTTGTATGGGTATGCAATGAGTTGTAAATTACCAACAGGCGGTTTTCGATGGTTGTCGAACCAAGAAATAGCAGATATAGATGTGGAGTGTTTAGATGATGAACACCTTGGTTATGTCTTTGAAGTGGATTTGGAGTATCCCGAAAGGTTACACAACCAGCATGATGATCTACCGTTTTGTCCCGAAAACATAATCGCTCCCGGATCGAAGCATCCTAAGTTGATTGCgaacttacaaaataaatcgaaatacatAATTCACTATGTAAACCTACGTGAATGTGTGAAAAAAGGTCTTAAGCTAACCAAAATACACCGTGCATTGCAATTTCAACAATCGCCGTGGATGAAACcatatatcgattttaactctgaGAAACGAATGAATGCTACGAATGAATTTgggaaaaatcattataaacaaatgaataatatcgTGTATGGGAAAACgatggaaaatgttgaaaatagagtCGATATACGATTAGTGTCACATTGGGAGAATCGTTACAGGAGACCCGGTGCAGAAGCTCTTATCGCAAAGCCGACTTTCAagtcatcgaaaattttctgccatAATTTGGCAGCCATTGAAATGCAGAAGGTGGAGGTCAAATATAACAAACCTCTGTATGTAGGGTTTAGCGTACTGGAATTGTCGAAAGCGgtcatttataactttttttataattttttaaaagagaaatatggtgaaaacgtattattgttatatacaGATACGGATTCGTTAATTCTCGAAATATTTACTGAGAATGTATACCaggatatcaaagaaaatatagagaTGTTCGATACCTCTAATTACAAGTTAAACAACAGACATAATATTCCTCCAGGGCCGCCGATAGTtggaaaaatgaaagatgagTACCCAAATACGATATTAACATCGTTTTATGGTACAGGAGCTAAAGCTTAttgtattaacactttggaaggAGTTGTCAAGCGTGCCAAGGGTGTGAAAAAGtatgttatcgataaaaacttAAGTGTTTCAGAATATAAACGGATTATCGAAGATGGAGGTTCTGTGCGAAAAAAGATGTATGTCTTTCGCTCCTCCTATCACACGATGTATACAGAACTAAAGAATAAAGTGGCGCTCTCTGCACATGACGATAAACGTTACGTGATGGAGGATGGATGTCATACGTTAGCTTGGGGAAACTATCTTATTGAAGATCTACGCAGGGAAGATCTTTTGGACAACTTATTGGAGTTGTTAAACGTAAACATGTATGGCTAG
- the LOC139430070 gene encoding uncharacterized protein yields the protein MLHLIGNSHARASDNTDGMTDPLVAVLPRNNDSTNVVESSLPSLPLYCSGNFDGLSRTMQDFTTDPPLYEQIMNELRSQPGNDNGAIVTTSPTLSSYGLTRISMEIREEGTYQEVVVPPEPATNQADVVQPLPDIVHTDVTSQAPAENQVLAAPSVPATEDVSQPSDRICVSPVFSSGPIRYTSRRIKKRVNLLSRGCVKQTTRPNPSPASQDSCRLLRNALAKPPRNTRRVPTLATVTRPATVVTSPPEVTIDIRDSPPTITTIPPQNVVFPPPLPIPTIPQRQNLPAVNTAHPDPWVDAFLHSTTNLASSLLSQEDFFILGLKPQLQTKVTTLEHHKRHFVNALNAVNQNPTVCFAASSNILNMYNTKINLYKSLLRLLPDNG from the coding sequence ATGCTTCACTTAATTGGTAACAGCCACGCTCGTGCAAGCGATAATACCGATGGTATGACCGACCCACTGGTTGCCGTGCTGCCACGCAATAACGACAGTACGAATGTTGTTGAGTCAAGCCTACCGTCGTTACCATTATATTGCAGCGGCAACTTTGACGGTTTGAGTCGTACCATGCAGGATTTCACTACAGACCCACCACTGTACGAGCAAATAATGAATGAGCTCCGGTCACAGCCAGGGAACGACAATGGTGCGATTGTTACCACCAGTCCAACCTTGTCGTCCTACGGCTTAACTCGCATCAGTATGGAGATACGAGAAGAAGGAACATATCAGGAAGTTGTTGTGCCACCTGAACCTGCTACCAATCAGGCCGACGTGGTACAACCACTTCCAGATATTGTACATACGGATGTCACAAGTCAAGCACCTGCTGAAAACCAGGTGCTTGCGGCACCGTCTGTACCAGCGACGGAAGACGTATCCCAACCCTCCGATAGGATATGTGTTTCGCCTGTCTTCTCGAGTGGACCCATACGGTACACATCCCGCCGTATAAAAAAACGCGTCAACTTGTTGTCAAGGGGTTGCGTGAAACAAACTACCCGCCCAAACCCTTCTCCTGCTTCACAAGACTCCTGTAGATTGCTGCGCAACGCATTAGCCAAACCTCCCCGTAACACACGAAGAGTACCTACACTCGCTACAGTAACCAGACCTGCAACGGTGGTTACATCTCCACCAGAGGTGACCATCGACATCCGTGACAGCCCGCCAACTATCACAACTATCCCACCACAAAATGTGGTGTTCCCACCACCTTTACCTATCCCTACTATCCCGCAGAGGCAAAATCTTCCAGCTGTAAATACCGCACATCCCGACCCATGGGTTGATGCGTTTCTGCATTCAACAACCAACTTGGCAAGCAGTCTTTTGTCCCAAGAGGATTTTTTCATCTTGGGCTTGAAACCTCAATTGCAAACCAAAGTGACGACTTTGGAACATCATAAGCGCCACTTCGTGAACGCGTTGAATGCAGTAAACCAGAATCCCACCGTCTGCTTTGCTGCTTCTTCAAACATCCTTAACATGTACAACACCAAAATTAACCTGTATAAGTCCCTTCTCAGGCTGCTGCCTGACAACGGTtaa